Genomic DNA from Fimbriimonas ginsengisoli Gsoil 348:
TACGCCACGGCATCGGAAGCGGCTGTCGCCTATCCGGCAGAAAGCGCTGCAGATCCTGCGTTCCGAAGGTATGACCCAGCCGGAAGTGGCGGAGGCGCTGAGCGTTTCCGACCGCTGCGTGCGTACCTACGAGCGACTGTTCAAGATTGTAAAGGGGGGTGCGTAATGGAGTGCCTCTCCGAGTTCGACGTAGGCCAGGTGATACGTGCTCATAGGGCGGCGACCAACGCGGTTGTGGCGGTTCCACCCGGTTACTTTGACCAAGCTGCCCCAGCCACTCCCAAGCCCTGGGTGATGGAAAAGGGCAGGTTCGCCGGAAAGAGCATCGACACCTTGCCTGGCGACTATCTGACCTACATTGCCCAATTCAAGGGCGGTCGCAACCTAGACGCCCATTTTGCAAGGATGGAGCTGGAACGGAGGGCAGAGGCATGGCGGCTCGAATTGGAGCGCACGAAGTCGTTAGCAGATGAGCACACCGAAGCCAAGCCTTCTGAGACTACGTGGATGCAGCATGTCGTCATCATGCAGCCCGTCCTGGACCTAAATAGGTTCGACGAGATTCAGGTGACGCTAAAGG
This window encodes:
- a CDS encoding putative quorum-sensing-regulated virulence factor; its protein translation is MECLSEFDVGQVIRAHRAATNAVVAVPPGYFDQAAPATPKPWVMEKGRFAGKSIDTLPGDYLTYIAQFKGGRNLDAHFARMELERRAEAWRLELERTKSLADEHTEAKPSETTWMQHVVIMQPVLDLNRFDEIQVTLKDNYAELPDGRRIPKSKFIPIGRVKMPFGQHKGKRIEEVGEPYLRWMVKEMIKRGGIVRTVERYLEDLKAARNA